The sequence ggccgttccatcaaaagtagggcaggtcctactcctgctcgTTTTGACTGAACAGTCTCGTCCTtctcattgaatttggtccgGGAAACAAcaggctgcacacggaagccacccGTGTGTGACGGGACCGTCAATAACGGCCGCTCAACAGCTGACGGaagtgcgcatgaggccttagaggggaAATCCAGTCCAAATGATCTTCTGATGTCATAGATATAGGTGTGTAGATGACATCGGTGAAGTCTGTgatctcggacccccactgatatccAAAATTAAATCGCTCTATAGAGATCAAAACCTTTggcactgctcagagatttctACTACTGGAAATCCGACAATTATTCTATAAACACTATCGCGATCTAAGTTCGGATTTACATCCGGGAGGTCCGGGTATTGCGGCCGTAATACAGACACTAAAATGCAGCCGCACTATTGCCACCTTGATGTAATGTTACTCCTGTATTTTATGAAATAATAGCAGTCATTTCCCAACAACAGGTCCATTCTCGTCATTATTCCCAATTTTTCGTAAAGTGCTAAATATGTCCAATCACACTTGCTGCTGAGGATCGGTCATCCCAAGGGTATTCCAACATAAAAAATATTAAGGTGTCCGTAGGATGCAGTCCTTATTGTACATGAGTCCAAAATTCGGTACTGATTTGTTTCATTATCATTATAAGGGTAGTAGCTgcgtgcagccaccactaggtggcgcTTACTATATACATAtcgatacagctcccatagaagtcaatgggagcaATATAAATCCATATGtagtgaactccccctagtggtggctgcaggaacttATGAGATGGCTAGTTTGAATtgaaaatgcaaaaatattgCACCTTCTATACCAAAATCCAAtcgtctgtatttatttttaataaaactaatATAAAATAATACGGAGCGTTTTTCAGTTGTTTTGCTGCTTAGATTGGGAATACTTATAACCGCTGTGATTGTTCTGACTGGATGTATTGCTGTGCTAGGGAATAGTTGTAAATGTTTGTATGtcactttcttttattttttcacagggGACCCCACAGAAGGATGTtcttattaaagctgatgctcccAAAACTCTCCTGCTGGAAAAACACTCTGAATATATTGAATTGTATGGAGCCAAGAAAGATGATTACGTGAGTAGCCGTTATAGATCTGAACTCATTGGACTATATagagatgaagaataaaaaaCGTAATAATCTGCTCTTCACAAGTTGTCTGAGCCATAGAACTGCTGCTCCATATGTGACGAGCAGGAATCCCGACTGATTgtgtcaaggggggggggggggcggggggttgGGCAGCTATCCAGCAACATAGGAGACTGTGTGGggtaattatttttaataaaaatgtctatcagtgtgattggtgcaactttctaaatactttttattaaaaataatgtttactttttgagatacagctgccttgtatcctgtatacagagcggctatATCtcgcactgagacctgaatccgtcaggtcagcggcactgacgggttcagggtcagcgggtcctgcgtgtctctgacctgTTATCGATCCCATCTTCGTTATGAACTTGCATGTGATTGGTAACCGCTCCATcccgcgtgtcagagacatgcaggacccgctgacactgagccactgacctgacggattcaggactcaacacacgatacagctgctctgtgtaaggatacaaagcagctgtatctcaaaaagtaaaagtaatttttaataaaaagtatttagaacgtTTCACAAcaaacactgatacacatttttatttaaaaaaaaattatttcaaatgtGAAAATAGCCTTTTAACACGCGAACTTGTGAATGTAGACAAGTCTTATTGAGTACGTGTTTGACGGAAACTTTTTGCGCAATTTTTGCTTATAATCACTGTTTGatgcaaagttgcatgaaggtAGTTGTGTggattaaaggggtagtccgcTACTGGatatctgatgacctatccaccggataggtcatcagtacataatctgtggggtccgacacccggaccccgcaccgttaagccgctccgtcATCTATGAGCTTTTTATTGATCCGCGCTGGTCCATGTCTCGGCAGGAATACTGTATGTCGGATTACCTGCGGATGAGTGGAGTATATTGGGGTTTGACCGTTATGGATCTGATGGGTGAACTTCAACGTTTGGACAAAGAGGAGATCCTGACCTATATCAAGTCCTGTCAGCACGAGTGTGGGGGCTTCAGCGCGAGTATCGGACACGACCCCCATCTCCTGTACACACTGAGCGCTGTGCAggtacaatacatggatgagAAGTTTCATCCTTGTTATATCTGATCTGATTAAATCTTTCCCAGACGTATTGTATTTGGAATAATTCATGTGTGATATGGGAATCCGGTCATGTTCTCCTTGCAGATCCTGACACTTTTTGACAGCCTTTCGGAAGTAGACACCGAAAAAATAGTGGAGTATGTAAAGTCTCTACAGAAAGAAGACGGATCATTTTCTGGAGACAAGTGGGGTAATTGCTGTATTGTATAGTGTTACATTATAGCCTGGCTATACTCATCTATATGTATATGCCGTCACTGTATACTGATGTCAGCTGCATTAGGTCACAGCTATTATTGCTTTGTCTGAAGTAGTCTGAACTACGCCCCTGGTCTCATTAgaggctcaggctgctgctctgttttactcccatgctttacactgcagctccgcTCGCCAAATCAGGGCATGAAGGACTGATTTCCATAACAGCTAGGACAGAATGATTATAAATGACTACTAAACCACCAGCTAAAGAAACGTGATTATCAGTGACTGCAACACATACACTGAGGGAAATAAATCTCCATAAGGGGGGGATCACGAATTCCCCCTTTAAGGCCATGATCCAACGTGAGAGCCAAAAACACAATGGCGCATAATTATTAGTAGTTTACGCTAAAATGTCAAAGGTGATGACATGCTACACTCCAACTGCTTCCTTTACTAAGACGTGCGTAAAAACACCATTCTCCGTAAATGTGGACCAATGTCTGTTCTATTTTTTAATGGAGGTTCCACAAATAAAGATTTagttacagtaaaattcctttaatctggtatGAGTGGGACCTGATAGGTTCCCGGGATATTAAATGGTCATACAAAAGTACATAAAACTTATAAGGGTCACCCAACCGGTccagagaatgaaggggctgcagcactttcCCTAAATAATGGAGCTACGGCCACCCGCTGTGCTTGAGGCCATCCACAAGTGAATAGGGATGACTGCAGTTCCCTGCATAGCCAGGTGGCCGGGggcgccgctgtgcagggaaaacttagAAGGGGACGCTGATTACTGATGTATAATTGGATGGGTTTTCCTGTACTGACTGATGATCTCCGTGTTCTTGCAGGGGAAATAGATACCCGGTTTTCTTTCTGTGCTGTTGCTACACTTGCACTTTTGGTAGGTTTAATGAACTACAGGCATAAACATTTTAGTTATAATTGTTATGAATAATActtttataatgtgtgtgtgtatttatatacctATTCACGGCTCTTCACCCATCAAATAAAGTGGGGAAACGCAGCACTTAGCCGACCTGCTAGCATGACATTtcctcccaggagaccgctgcagcctgtgattggctgcagcggcgggtaCATGGGAAGaagggtcatcccaggaggccggccttctgggatgatgtttcatcccatgtgaccgccgctgcagcctgtgattggctgtagcggtcatatTGGATGAAAAGCCATCACGGGAGGCTGGCTTGGCGGaaaaaacacagactcctggataagtataagattttttatttatttttttagttgcgttttttgcggcagaatcgctgcggacctgccacaaaaaatgcatcaactgctatttgttgcgggttttacctccccacttaattcaatggggaaaacccgcaacaactaagcagcgtttacgcaaatagaattgacatgctgcagaatacaattccgcaccgcaggtcaatttctaagcgttttttttttatgcagcatctggatgagatttgttttgtcccatccactttgctgctactgtatttacgcaatgtgtgaactgacccatagGGGTTGTTGGGGACACAAATATTTTCCAAAAACCCCTGGaacatgtaataaaatacactgaccattGGAATTCTTCTGTCCTCTGCCCTTCCTCCATCCAAAGTGTTGCTTAGGCAGTCCATAGTGACATAATTTGTCACTTGACTGCATTGTCCAATCACTGCAGGCCGCAGTCCGGCTTAGTCAATAGTAACGTAAAGTTCCACACCGGCCATTGGACAACATGGACATGTAAAGTTACTTGACTATAAAATGATAAAACTCAACAGACTCCATTATGATTCTGTCCGTTGGGTACTAGTGGTATCTCTCGTATGACGGATCTGGCGCTGCATCCGGGTTTCCGTTTTAAGCGGAAACTCGGAGGCAGATGTAAACCGAGCGTTACTTGTAAAAGTAAAAAACCTCTAGTAACGTAGCCCAGATAAAATACTAACATAAGTCATACTAAGTCTTCTGAGAATCTCTGCGTCGTCTTCCTCTTCTATTTTGCAGTTCAGAGTTTCTGGATTATTAGATGTTTGATGCGTGAAATCTTTTTGTTCTTTCAGGGGAAACTCGAGGCCGTTAATATAGAGAAGTCTATAGAGTTTGTTTTATCGTGTATGAATTTTGATGGCGGTTTCGGCTGCAGACCGGGCTCCGAGTCTCATGCTGGGCAGGTAGGAAACCTCTATATCCCCAGTGCCGggttactatactatgtattttattctttttttaatacTTGTCACGTTCTTGATACATTTCTGGAACATTCTATGTAGTTTTCTTTTCTAGAAACTTTTCTTGTTTCAGACGTTCACATGTAAACTTTGTGTTTGTAATTCTAGATCTATTGTTGCACAGGATTCCTGGCAGTTACAAACCAACTGCACCAAATGAACGCGGATTTACTGGGCTGGTGGCTTTGTGAACGGCAGTTGCCATCAGGGGGACTCAACGGGCGCCCAGAAAAGGTGAGACTGCTTCAAAAAgaacaaagttgttttttttgtgtttttttattttttaaatatatatattttttaacaatttctatgtcattatctatattaaaaaaaataatcctagaAATATTACAGTATTcacctggccactgagcctcacaatagactgacccttcctgttctgtagagatcacttcttagCAATCAACtcgttatcatcacaggcaggattacaatgacgggtaaggcttcgttcacatctgcgctaaggctccgttccgtctgagcttcccgtcagaacggagccctgacagacacaaacaatAGGTTCCCGTTTCCATCACCAacatcgactacgctattgattccgtcaaaacgacggaacccttgcacgacgaagacaagcggaaaccattataaccggatcagtcaccattgaaatcaatagtgatggaaacgggtcagtcagggtcccgttccgacggaaagctcggtcggaacaggaccctggcgcagatgtgaacgaagccttacacatatatatagatagattagatagatagatagatatgagatagatagatagatagatagatagatagatagatagatagatagataatacaaaatccaccattcacaatagatggtggacacagctcccctcctccctgagcaggtcacagagcatgcctagaaaactcccatagaagtcaatgggtcaaatACAGACCGCtgattcctatggtccatgtggctgctgtacagcgtctctctaaatgctgttaacagcagttcAAGCAAGATGGCAACCCCcaaaatcatgtacagaaaatattattaaaaaaatctacaatcaaaaattaaaatcagattagaaaaaaaagattatatcTCGCTATATGGatttaattaggaaaaaaaaatataggtgatacattccatTTAAATGTATGATTGGAAAAAGtcagactgctgggaccccacagCAATCCCACGGATGGGGGCGCTTATAATCGATTAGAAATATATGGAAATGGCTGTTTCAGTATCTCTCATAGACATTAATGGAAAGTGAATGAACATGGCCATGGGGGGGGGCGCGGCATGCACCCCTATTCTTTGGATCAGAATTCCTGCGCAAATCCTGAGTCTCACCGTGCATCCAATTATTTCATGTTCATTACCCAAACCatccaattatatatatatatatagatttataaGGAATGACTTGTGTTGCAGCTCCCTGACGTCTGCTATTCATGGTGGGTTTTGGCTTCTCTAAAAATAATTGGAAGACTGCACTGGATAGACCGCGACAAGCTGCGTCTGTTTATTCTGGCCTGCCAGGATGAAGAGACGGGGGGATTTGCAGACCGGCCCGGTGATATGGTGAGTTACTCTGTAGTTCCGCACTCGGGGGGGATGGCCCTGAAAGATGCGGCTGTAAAagtaatcattgtataataaagatgtccgcaactttctaatatactttgtcttTTTATTTCTTACCATTTTAAAAATCTCTGCTTACTGTCTGTGAATGCCTTCTCAcatctgagggtttgctacaattgtatcctgtACATCTCTCTTCTGTCCTGCTTTGTTAGGTTCAGTgcaggtaaggccctgttcacattgcgTTTGTGATGTACATTTAGCGTGTACGCCAGAAAAGCTCCCAAAATATACGCCAAATGTGACTATAGGCTACATTAACCCAACGGGGGCCAAAAGAACTGCGTTGGGCCGGTATATATCAGTACACCACAATAAAATGGAATGGGATGGTCGATTTACACTATTCCATGCAATAGAATCCTGTAAAAAGCGTTAACCGccgtatgtttttatttatttagtttttttaacatgaacATTTATGGGTGACGTGCCACCGCCATGAGCTCTTCatgatgtacagtgaaggaaataagtatttgatcccttgctgattttgtaagtttgcccactgtcaaagacatgaacagtctagaatttttaggctaggttaattttaccagtgagagatagattatatataaaaaaaaaaaagaaaatcacattgtcaaaatgatctatatttatttgcattgtgcacagagaaataagtatgtgaccccctaccaaccattaagagttcagcctcctccagaccagttacacgctccaaatcaacttggtgcctgcattatagacagctcttacatggtcacctgtataaaagactcctgtccacagactcaattaatcagtctgactctaacctctacaacatgggcaagaccaaagagctttctaaggatgtcagggacaagatcatagacctgtacaaggctggaatgggctacaaaaccataagtaagacgctgggtgagaaggagacaactgttggtgcaatagtaagaaaatggaagacatacaaaatgactgtcaatcgacatcgatctggggttccatgcaaaatctcacctcgtggggtatccttgatcctgaggaaggtgagagctcagccgaaaactacacggggggaacttcttaatgatctcaaggcagctgggaccacagtcaccaagaaaaccattggtaacacattacgcagtaatggattaaaatcctgaagtgcccgcaaggtccccctgctcaagaaggcacatgtacaggcccgtctgaagtttgcaaatgaacatctggatgattctgagagtgattgggagaaggtgctgtggtcagatgagactaaaattgagctctttggcattaactcaactcgctgtgtttggaggaagagaaatgctgcctatgacccaaagaacaccgtccccactgtcaagcatggaggtggaaacattatgttttgggggtgtttctctgctaagggcacaggactacttcaccgcatcaacgggagaatggatggagccatgtaccgtcaaatcctgagtgacaacctccttccctccaccaggacattaaaaatggctcgtggctgggtcttccagcacgacaatgacccgaaacatacagccaaggcaacaaaggagtggctcaaaaagaagcacattaaggtcatggagtggcctagccagtctccagaccttaatcccatcgaaaacttatggagggagctgaagatccgagttgccaagcgacagcctcgaaatcttaatgatttacagatgatctgcaaagaggagtgggccaaaattccatctaacatgtgtgcaaacctcatcatcaactacaaaaacgtctgactgctgtgcttgccaacaagggttttgccaccaagtattaagtcttgtttgctcaagggatcaaatacttatttctctgtgcacaatgcaaataaatatatataattatttttttatataatctatctctcgctggtaaaattaacctagcctaaaaattctagactgttcatgtctttgacagtgggcaaacttacaaaatcagcaagggatcaaatacttatttccttcactgtatatattaaacGGATGTCATAATAGACTATGGGTAACAAATACCTGACAGTGGTAACAAAGTTATATGAATGGGCCCTAAAATGTGTCGGCCTGGAGTCCAGACTATTgacctcacagaggattgtctagactggatacaattgtagcaaaccctcagcagtAATACAGGTTTTCtgcttctggatgtaaacaagattgTTCTCATCCACTGACCGTAAGCAGATTCACAgtacaagcgctgcggcccctgccaaacagctgatcagtgggtgtgccgggagtctgacccccaccgatcagatgttgttggcctatcctgaggataggccatcaatttcttatgactggacaacctctctaaaggggttgtctcatgaaggacACATAGAGGGGCCGCCCCGTCTCCCGTTCTGTGGACTGCAACATACAATGCCCGGTTGGCTGTTTCTTACCCAGCAAAGATCTGCTGTTTTCCAGGGGTGCtggaccaggggggggggggggatcagctGATTGCaacggtggccacattctgggttGTCTTTTAATCCCCATTCGCTGGACATTTTTTCAGTCCCCTCGCTCTGTAGAGATGTCGGGGTTTTCCATATTACCGGGTTTTATGCGGTCAGAATTGTTCACGTGTTTCCAGAATGAAGCAGTAAAGACGTTTCTTCCCCAGGTGGACCCATTTCATACCTTGTTTGGAATTGCCGGATTATCTCTCCTGGGAGAAGAACGGATTAAGCCAGTAAATCCCGTGTTCTGTATGCCCGAGGAAGTCCTGCGCAGGATTAATGTGCAGCCGGAGCTACTGAGCTAAAGCTGCGAGGAGAGAAGCGTCGCCACGATCAGCTGCTAGTGTTCCCTTGCTCTTCATTTTACCACTACAGAGAGGGGACGGGTCAGGAACATTTGTTTCAATATCTTGTATAGCTTTTAATTTAATTtgtatttttgtgttgtttttctttttgtaagAACCATCGCACTTGATTCAGTTACTGGATTTTGGGATGTTCTGTCTATTACTAACGGTGCAGAAGTGCAATAAAGATGTGCAGATGAACGGGGGATTGTAAGCGGAGACCTAATGTTCCCGAGTTTTTCTTGTATAACATTTGCTGTCTGTATCCAAGACCTAATAGAATTTAATGGGAGAATTGTTTCATATTTGGAGAATATTTACTATTGGCGTGGCACCAGAATTCATCCATAAGTTGCACCTCTTTTTGGCGCAAATCATTTTAGACAAATTTATCAATGAAATGCTCCAAAAAGAACAAATGCCTGTGAGTCGCCCGCCAATGGAACGTGACTTTGTGGAAAAGGGCGTGGCTTAAGATACGCCAACATTTTGCCACTACCGCTCCATTGACACCGGGGACTCGGGGACCAGTGTTCTCATGATTTCTGGGATCCCAGAGATCAAACATTTATCACTgatgctgtggataggtgataaatgttaatggaaaacccctttaagggtatgttcacacggcttatttacggacgtaattcgggcgttttccgcctcgatttacgtccgaaaattcggctcgatagcgttggcaaacatctgcccattcatttgaatgggtcttacgatgttctgttccgacggtcattttttttacgccccgccttttgacgtaAATaggcgcccgcgtcaaagaagtgcctgtcacttcttcagacgttaaatggagccgttttccattgactccatggaaaaacagctcctaaatttacgtccgtaatggacgcagcgaaaaagcgcctgcacatgccatgacggctgaaattacggagctgttttctccagaaaacagccccgtaattccagccgtaacggacgctgccgtgtgaacatacccttatattgtcATGGTTCTCCGCAAATTGGTTCCCCAAACCGCCAATTGGGGGCTGCAAGTTTAGACATAGCTGAGACCTCTTGACTATGGTTTATGTTGAGGCAACttgtaggctatgttcacacgtagcagattttCTGTTCGGATTTATGGacggcaaatctgcagcgtattacagtggcGGCAACGTGGATAAAATTACAACACATCTCatccatgctgcggaaaaaatctCCAGGAAAACACATTCATGAATTGACCAGAAGTGTGAATTTTTACTctgaagcatgtcaatttatgtcacATTTTTGTTTTGTGGATTTTCTCAAATAAATTTTATATGAAAGTGAAAATCctcaaaaaatgttgttttttcatagaaaaaaaaaatcgcatttgCCAAGTAAAAGTCAAGAAAATTtagagcaagaaaaaaaaaagatctaatcactgttttaaaaaaagaaagtgttgcCATTGCGACGGGTACTTGTCCCCTCGGCCGGTCTCTGTGCAGCAGGCCGCTCGTGAGGACGCTGTGTCCCATTTGACtgttacagccaatcacaggaggccGACTGTACAGAGACCAGACGTAAGGAGCAGGGACGCCTCGTTATGTGAAAACCTCAGGAGGTGAGTACGGATTCCTCTGCTTTCTGAGCGGCCATTCCgcctgaaaatctgcaccaaatttcggctggaattccctgcggcttctGGGAAGGATGCGCTGTGGACTTGACCTCCGCGTATCCCACGTGTGTGACTATAGCCTCAACTGTGCAGAACGAGTCCATGCAGCCTACCATGTGAGCCtcctagggcttgtccacacgtaacggaattgctgcagaaaatttctgcagcaattccgcagaaaccagcagacattccgctgcggaaaaaccgcaccatttcctgcgttttttactgcagaaaacggtgcgtattttgcagcgtttttctcaCTGCTGGGAGATGGCGACCTCTCCtctaaaaaacacagcaattcagtccactttccgcagcaggaattgacatgctgcggtacgaaatatATTTCATATATTCATTTCTGCAAGGAAATgtcacgcagcgtgtggatgagatttgttaaatctcacccactctgctgctaccgtatgctgctgcgtattttctgtccgcaattccggatggaaaatacgcaattccgctacgtgtggacaatttCTTAAAGTGAAAAACTGCCACCCCGCCGTTTTCAGGATGAATTGGACCCCTGGCGTTATGCCATCATTGTCTGTGGCGGGAATACTCCCTTATTGGCATCAAGTGACAAATGCTCTTTTAGCCAAATCATTTTAtattggtaagggtatgttcacacggcttagcaaaatacgtctgaaaatacagagctgttttcaggcgaaaacagctcctgattttcaggcgtttttgtagtaactcgtgtttttcgctgcgtattttacggctgttattggagctgttttttcaatggggtcaacaaaaacggctccaaaaacggcccaagaagtgacatgcactatttTTCGCGGGCGTAGTTACCACATGACAGCGGATATCTAAACCTGCCGGATTTCAGCGAGACCACATTCACATCACTAGTTCATCACATCATTAGTTGCGATCTTATGTCACGTGGCCATTAGTTGGCGTTTAGCCCTAACCTCAGGGTCCgtttatatatgatcctgtacaaAATATCCAGACGGCTTCCTATATTTGAGAGGTGTTTTTACTGCGTGACGTATATGTATGGATGGCGTAGGCAACTACAGCCCCAACAGTcaggcatgttgggagttgtagttttgcaagaaAGCGACAGATTAGACACAACAGTCCTAAAGATTATCAAATAGTTTATGGAAAGTGagaacattaaggctatgttcacacggggtattttgccgagttttttgacgcggaaaccgcgtcgcaaaactcggcaaaaacggcccgagaacgcctcccattgatttcaatgggaagcgtcggcgtctttttcccgtgagcagtaaaactgcctcgcgggaaaaagaagcgacatgccctatcttcgggcgcttccgcctctgacctcccattgacttcaatgggaggcagagaaagggtatttcgcgctgttttatgcccgcggcgctcaatggccgcgggcgaaaaacggcgcgaaaatcggcgtgcagggagaggaaaatctgcctcaaagttccaaacggaattttgaggcagatattcctcccccaaaatactccgtgtgaacatagcctaacaattgGTATTTATTAGCAGGAGCAAAGCTCGGGGACGTCGTGTGACTGACATGTAAAGTTAGGACTTTCCCGCCATTATTTGATTACGTCATCAGAGTCCGGTTGTCGGGACCTGGTATTGGGCTGTTACACGTCACATGTTCTCTGCGGTCTCCCATAACATGTCGGGCGTCCCGCATGAATCCCCGGGGGTGTCAGATTCCTCCTGTTACTCAGGACGGGAGTCGGCTCCTCCTTCAGGACCGCTGCGTCCTCACCCTCTCCTGGAGACCCGGGCGCACATCTCTACTCCTAGTAGCCGGGCGTCCCCTGTGTCTATAAACCGGGTGACTCCCGGCAGCAGCGGACAAAACAAGGGTGAGGAATAGAGAGAGCGGGTGACTAAAGACTTGGGGCGGAGGGGTGAGGAGCACAGGAATAAGATGAGGATGATGAAGGAAGGAAAAGCCACGGAGGTGAACACGGGTGAAATTGCAGCagctttatcaaaactagtgcaatagAGCAACCAATTACATTCCAGCTCTCATCTTCTAGGGGTCCTTTAGGAATTGAaagcagtgatctgattggttgctatgggtaacggcTCGTCTTGCACTGGTTTTAAAAAATCTCCCTaaaatgtgtaatgttttatcaTAGAAGAATTACCGCAGCGTCCCACCTTGTGCTTTATACAACATGTCCTAAGTCTCTGAGAAGTGAGCGCCATATTTGGCCCATAGCTGACACacgtttgctaaaaaaaaaagcgagTCAGATTAGATACGTCCGTCTAGTCTATATCTACAGAACGTGTGTGGTTTTTGAT is a genomic window of Rhinoderma darwinii isolate aRhiDar2 chromosome 7, aRhiDar2.hap1, whole genome shotgun sequence containing:
- the RABGGTB gene encoding geranylgeranyl transferase type-2 subunit beta isoform X2 codes for the protein MGTPQKDVLIKADAPKTLLLEKHSEYIELYGAKKDDYEYCMSDYLRMSGVYWGLTVMDLMGELQRLDKEEILTYIKSCQHECGGFSASIGHDPHLLYTLSAVQILTLFDSLSEVDTEKIVEYVKSLQKEDGSFSGDKWGEIDTRFSFCAVATLALLGKLEAVNIEKSIEFVLSCMNFDGGFGCRPGSESHAGQIYCCTGFLAVTNQLHQMNADLLGWWLCERQLPSGGLNGRPEKLPDVCYSWWVLASLKIIGRLHWIDRDKLRLFILACQDEETGGFADRPGDMVDPFHTLFGIAGLSLLGEERIKPVNPVFCMPEEVLRRINVQPELLS
- the RABGGTB gene encoding geranylgeranyl transferase type-2 subunit beta isoform X1 yields the protein MSLEGTPQKDVLIKADAPKTLLLEKHSEYIELYGAKKDDYEYCMSDYLRMSGVYWGLTVMDLMGELQRLDKEEILTYIKSCQHECGGFSASIGHDPHLLYTLSAVQILTLFDSLSEVDTEKIVEYVKSLQKEDGSFSGDKWGEIDTRFSFCAVATLALLGKLEAVNIEKSIEFVLSCMNFDGGFGCRPGSESHAGQIYCCTGFLAVTNQLHQMNADLLGWWLCERQLPSGGLNGRPEKLPDVCYSWWVLASLKIIGRLHWIDRDKLRLFILACQDEETGGFADRPGDMVDPFHTLFGIAGLSLLGEERIKPVNPVFCMPEEVLRRINVQPELLS